A stretch of the Streptomyces sp. NBC_00078 genome encodes the following:
- the rhaI gene encoding L-rhamnose isomerase translates to MTELAAVKAALKTQAVETPSWAYGNSGTRFKVFAQQGVPRTPQEKLADAAQVHAFTGVAPTVALHIPWDKVDDYGALAKYADDHGLKLGAINSNTFQDDDYKLGSICHPDAAVRRKALDHLLECVDIMDATGSRDLKLWFADGTNYPGQDDLRARQDRLAEALAAVYERLGEGQRMLLEYKFFEPAFYATDVPDWGTAYAHCLKLGEKAQVVVDTGHHAPGTNIEFIVATLLREGKLGGFDFNSRFYADDDLMVGAADPFQLFRIMYEVIRGGGLTSDVAFMLDQCHNIEAKIPAIIRSVMNVQEATAKALLVDRDALAVAQREGDVLAANAVLMDAYNTDVRPLLADLREETGLDPDPIAAYRRSGWAQKIVEERVGGEQAGWGA, encoded by the coding sequence GTGACCGAGCTCGCCGCGGTGAAGGCCGCACTGAAGACCCAGGCAGTCGAGACGCCGTCGTGGGCGTACGGGAACTCGGGGACCCGTTTCAAGGTGTTCGCACAGCAGGGCGTCCCCCGCACGCCGCAGGAGAAACTGGCCGACGCCGCGCAGGTGCACGCGTTCACGGGCGTCGCCCCGACCGTGGCCCTGCACATTCCGTGGGACAAGGTCGACGACTACGGCGCCCTGGCGAAGTACGCCGACGACCACGGTCTGAAACTGGGAGCGATCAACTCCAACACCTTCCAGGACGACGACTACAAACTCGGCAGCATCTGCCACCCCGACGCCGCCGTCCGCCGCAAGGCCCTCGACCACCTGCTGGAATGCGTCGACATCATGGACGCGACCGGCTCACGGGATCTGAAGCTGTGGTTCGCCGACGGCACGAACTACCCCGGGCAGGACGACCTCCGCGCACGCCAGGACCGGCTCGCGGAAGCACTCGCTGCCGTCTACGAGCGGCTGGGCGAGGGGCAGCGCATGCTCCTGGAGTACAAGTTCTTCGAGCCCGCCTTCTACGCCACCGACGTCCCCGACTGGGGCACCGCGTACGCCCACTGCCTGAAGCTGGGCGAGAAGGCCCAGGTCGTCGTGGACACCGGACACCACGCACCCGGCACCAACATCGAATTCATCGTCGCCACCCTCCTGCGCGAAGGAAAACTCGGCGGCTTCGACTTCAACTCCCGCTTCTACGCCGACGACGACCTGATGGTGGGTGCCGCCGACCCCTTCCAGCTCTTCCGGATCATGTACGAGGTGATCAGGGGCGGCGGACTCACCTCCGACGTCGCCTTCATGCTGGACCAGTGCCACAACATCGAGGCCAAGATCCCGGCGATCATCCGGTCCGTCATGAACGTCCAGGAGGCGACGGCGAAGGCCCTGCTCGTGGACCGGGACGCGCTGGCCGTGGCTCAGCGCGAGGGTGATGTGCTCGCGGCGAACGCCGTGCTCATGGACGCGTACAACACCGACGTACGACCGCTGCTGGCCGACCTGCGTGAGGAGACGGGACTCGATCCCGACCCCATCGCCGCCTACCGCCGTTCCGGATGGGCGCAGAAGATCGTCGAGGAGCGGGTCGGAGGGGAGCAGGCCGGCTGGGGGGCGTGA
- a CDS encoding sugar ABC transporter ATP-binding protein has translation MTHPSDTCPAPVLALEDISKSFGAVRALRDVSLELFPGEVHALAGENGAGKSTLIKTLAGVHRPDTGRVLLDGEPVVFHGPGDARDAGIAVIYQEPTLFPDLSIAENIFMGRQPRRALGRIDHKATHTATLALMQRLGVELDPDRPARGLSIADQQIVEIAKALSFEARVLIMDEPTAALTGSEVARLFGVVRTLREQGAAVLFISHRLEEIFEICRRVTTLRDGAWISSEPIDGMTEDDLVRRMVGRDLDELYPKQDVQPGEVALRVRRLTREGVFTDVSFDVRHGEIVGLAGLVGAGRTEVARAVFGIDRWDGGEVEVQGRRLTNGAPSVAMAAGLALVPEDRRAQGLVMDMSIERNIGLTGLRTTVRAGLVDRGAERSRSLDWAAKLQVKYARLADTVNTLSGGNQQKVVLAKWLATGPRVLIVDEPTRGIDVGTKAEVHRLLSELAADGVAVLMISSDLPEILGMADRVLVMHEGRLTAEIPRADATEETVMAAATGRAAA, from the coding sequence ATGACCCACCCGTCCGACACGTGTCCGGCCCCGGTGCTGGCGCTCGAGGACATCTCGAAGTCCTTCGGCGCCGTGCGCGCCCTGCGGGACGTCTCTCTGGAGCTGTTCCCCGGCGAGGTGCACGCGCTCGCCGGAGAGAACGGCGCGGGCAAGTCCACCCTGATCAAGACCCTTGCAGGTGTGCACCGACCCGACACCGGCCGGGTACTGCTCGACGGTGAGCCCGTCGTCTTCCACGGGCCCGGCGACGCACGCGACGCCGGCATCGCCGTCATCTACCAGGAGCCCACGCTCTTCCCCGACCTGTCGATCGCCGAGAACATCTTCATGGGCCGCCAGCCCCGGCGCGCCCTCGGCCGTATCGACCACAAGGCCACCCACACGGCGACCCTGGCGCTGATGCAGCGCCTCGGCGTCGAACTCGACCCCGACCGTCCGGCCCGCGGCCTGTCGATCGCCGACCAGCAGATCGTCGAGATCGCCAAGGCCCTCTCCTTCGAGGCTCGCGTCCTGATCATGGACGAGCCGACGGCCGCGCTCACCGGAAGCGAGGTGGCCCGCCTCTTCGGCGTCGTACGCACCCTGCGCGAACAGGGAGCCGCGGTGCTGTTCATCTCGCACCGGCTGGAGGAGATTTTCGAGATCTGCCGGCGGGTCACCACGCTGCGCGACGGCGCCTGGATCTCCAGCGAGCCGATCGACGGCATGACCGAGGACGACCTCGTGCGCCGCATGGTCGGCCGCGACCTCGACGAGCTGTACCCCAAGCAGGACGTCCAGCCCGGTGAAGTCGCCCTGAGAGTGCGGCGGTTGACCCGCGAGGGCGTCTTCACCGACGTCTCCTTCGACGTGCGGCACGGCGAGATCGTCGGTCTCGCTGGACTCGTCGGCGCGGGCCGTACGGAGGTCGCGCGGGCCGTCTTCGGCATCGACCGCTGGGACGGCGGAGAGGTCGAGGTCCAGGGTCGCAGGCTGACCAACGGCGCCCCCTCCGTCGCCATGGCCGCCGGACTCGCCCTCGTCCCCGAGGACCGGCGCGCCCAGGGCCTGGTTATGGACATGTCCATCGAGCGCAACATCGGCCTCACCGGTCTGCGTACGACCGTCCGGGCGGGATTGGTCGACCGCGGCGCCGAACGCAGCCGCTCTCTCGACTGGGCCGCGAAGCTCCAGGTCAAGTACGCCCGGCTCGCCGACACCGTCAACACGCTGTCCGGCGGCAACCAGCAGAAGGTCGTTCTCGCCAAGTGGCTGGCCACCGGCCCCAGGGTGCTGATCGTCGACGAGCCCACGCGCGGCATCGACGTCGGCACCAAGGCCGAAGTGCACCGGCTGCTCAGCGAGCTGGCTGCCGACGGCGTGGCCGTCCTGATGATCTCCTCCGACCTGCCCGAGATCCTCGGCATGGCCGACCGCGTGCTCGTCATGCACGAAGGACGCCTGACCGCCGAGATCCCACGCGCCGACGCCACCGAGGAAACCGTGATGGCCGCAGCCACCGGGAGGGCCGCCGCATGA
- a CDS encoding ABC transporter permease, which produces MTVTTPNETPVAEVPKSSGTRLVDRVFKMRELAILVVFLVMIGITQAGNSEFLSEQGIKDLLLNATILVLVATGQSLVVITRNVDLSVGSTLGITAFAAGDYLHGGGNAVVAIVLAVLMGIGFGLLNGLLVSLGQVPALVVTLGTLYIIRGVDSIWVGSRQITAADLPGGFVDFGSGGLSAVPWLALIALAVLVATAYYLKHFGSGRELYALGSNPEAARLAGIPVRKRILAAYTFCGGLAGLAGAMYLARFGNVDSGTGTGYELTVVSAVVVGGVVFTGGSGSVYGAALGALLLTSVNSVLPALGVSSVWVLAINGILLILAIAVDRVVALRVASALKKRNARHA; this is translated from the coding sequence ATGACGGTGACCACTCCCAACGAAACCCCCGTCGCCGAGGTGCCCAAGTCCAGCGGCACCCGGCTCGTCGACCGCGTCTTCAAGATGCGCGAACTCGCCATCCTGGTCGTCTTCCTGGTGATGATCGGCATCACCCAGGCGGGCAACAGCGAGTTCCTGTCGGAGCAGGGCATCAAGGACCTGCTTCTGAACGCGACCATCCTGGTCCTGGTCGCCACCGGGCAGTCCCTGGTGGTGATCACGAGGAACGTCGACCTGTCGGTCGGCTCGACCCTCGGCATCACCGCCTTCGCCGCGGGCGACTATCTGCACGGCGGTGGCAACGCGGTCGTGGCCATCGTCCTGGCCGTGCTGATGGGCATCGGCTTCGGTCTGCTCAACGGCCTGCTCGTCAGCCTCGGCCAGGTGCCCGCGCTCGTCGTCACCCTCGGCACGCTCTACATCATCCGCGGCGTCGACTCCATCTGGGTCGGCTCTCGCCAGATCACGGCGGCCGACCTTCCCGGCGGCTTCGTGGACTTCGGCTCCGGCGGCCTCTCCGCGGTGCCGTGGCTGGCGCTGATCGCACTGGCGGTGCTGGTGGCGACGGCGTACTACCTCAAGCACTTCGGCAGCGGGCGCGAGTTGTACGCGCTCGGCTCCAACCCGGAGGCCGCCAGGCTCGCCGGCATTCCCGTGCGCAAGCGGATCCTTGCCGCGTACACCTTCTGCGGAGGCCTCGCCGGGCTCGCGGGTGCCATGTACCTGGCCCGCTTCGGCAACGTCGACTCCGGCACGGGCACCGGCTACGAACTCACCGTCGTCAGCGCGGTCGTGGTCGGCGGCGTCGTCTTCACCGGCGGCTCCGGAAGTGTCTACGGGGCCGCGCTGGGCGCCCTGCTGCTGACCTCCGTCAACAGCGTGCTGCCCGCCCTCGGCGTCAGCTCCGTCTGGGTGCTCGCCATCAACGGCATCCTGCTCATCCTCGCCATCGCGGTCGACCGGGTCGTCGCGCTGCGCGTCGCCTCGGCCTTGAAGAAGAGGAACGCCCGCCATGCCTGA
- a CDS encoding ABC transporter permease yields the protein MPDSLTRAVRWDTVVGALLVVLLLLSFGTVDGFGNALNLSFLIGNTLPIALIALPMTLLVVAGEIDLSVASTAGLSGAVMGKLWNDGMAIETIIPICLLLGVACGLVNGLLVTRLGLPSLAVTIGTLAAYRGIAQIVLGSDAVTDFPTQYLDFAAGRIGNTFIPQAFLPFLVLLAIAVVVLHATPFGRSLFAIGASEEAARFAGVRVKRHKLILFTVTGLMASLTGIFWALHYASARYDNATGLELSVVAAVLLGGIDFDGGKGTLGGAIAGVFLLGALQNVMSLLNVSAQSQIVVTGVLLVISVLAPRVARQIGVARAAARSAGAG from the coding sequence ATGCCTGACTCCCTGACGCGCGCGGTCCGCTGGGACACGGTCGTCGGCGCCCTCCTGGTCGTCCTGTTGCTGCTGTCGTTCGGCACCGTCGACGGCTTCGGCAACGCCCTCAACCTGTCCTTCCTGATCGGCAACACCCTGCCCATCGCCCTGATCGCCCTGCCGATGACCCTGCTGGTCGTCGCCGGAGAGATCGACCTGTCCGTCGCCTCCACGGCCGGCCTGTCGGGCGCGGTGATGGGCAAGCTGTGGAACGACGGCATGGCGATCGAGACGATCATCCCGATCTGCCTGCTGCTCGGAGTGGCCTGCGGGCTGGTCAACGGGCTCCTCGTCACCCGGCTCGGACTGCCCTCCCTCGCCGTCACCATCGGCACCCTCGCCGCCTACCGGGGCATCGCACAGATCGTGCTCGGCTCCGACGCGGTGACCGACTTCCCCACGCAGTACCTGGACTTCGCGGCCGGACGGATCGGGAACACCTTCATCCCGCAGGCCTTCCTGCCCTTCCTCGTGCTGCTCGCGATCGCCGTCGTGGTCCTGCACGCCACCCCGTTCGGACGCTCGCTGTTCGCGATCGGCGCCAGTGAGGAGGCGGCGCGGTTCGCGGGCGTCCGCGTCAAGCGGCACAAACTCATCCTGTTCACGGTGACCGGCCTGATGGCCTCCCTCACCGGCATCTTCTGGGCCCTGCACTACGCCAGTGCCCGCTACGACAACGCCACCGGGCTCGAACTCTCCGTCGTCGCGGCCGTGTTGCTCGGCGGCATCGACTTCGACGGCGGCAAGGGCACGCTGGGCGGCGCCATCGCCGGGGTGTTTCTGCTCGGGGCGTTGCAGAACGTGATGAGTTTGCTCAATGTCTCGGCGCAGTCGCAGATCGTCGTCACCGGCGTGCTGCTCGTGATCTCCGTACTCGCCCCTCGGGTCGCGCGGCAGATCGGTGTCGCCAGGGCGGCGGCACGCTCCGCCGGCGCTGGATAG
- the rhaS gene encoding rhamnose ABC transporter substrate-binding protein: protein MRSSFRRTCAALAAVTSLALATTACGGTTKSDVKDDSGSAASAGKADPNAALKKGLTVGFLPKQVNNPYFTSADKGGEKALTELGNKYKEVGPSSATDTAGQVSYVNTLTQQQVNAMAVSAQDPGALCTALKQAMKNNIKVVTYDSDTKADCRNAFVSQAGAEDLGRTEVQLLAKQIGYKGEIAILSAAQTATNQNTWIGFMKDELKDPKYKNIKLVKIAYGNDDAQASFQQTQGLLQQYPNLKGIISPTTVGIKAAAQYLSGSKYKGKVKLTGLGTPNDMRKYVKNGTVDAFELWDPSKLGDLAARTAVALASGQITGKEGETFKAGSTEYTIGKDGVISLGKPTVFDAKNIDQFNF from the coding sequence ATGCGCTCATCCTTCCGCCGTACCTGTGCGGCCCTCGCCGCCGTCACCTCACTCGCCCTGGCCACGACCGCCTGCGGTGGTACCACCAAGAGCGACGTCAAGGACGACAGCGGCTCGGCCGCCTCCGCCGGCAAGGCCGACCCGAACGCCGCCCTCAAGAAGGGCCTGACCGTCGGCTTCCTGCCCAAGCAGGTCAACAACCCGTACTTCACCTCCGCCGACAAGGGCGGCGAGAAGGCGCTGACCGAGCTGGGCAACAAGTACAAGGAAGTCGGTCCGTCCAGCGCCACCGACACCGCCGGCCAGGTGAGCTACGTCAACACGCTCACGCAGCAGCAGGTCAACGCCATGGCCGTGTCCGCTCAGGACCCGGGCGCCCTGTGCACCGCGCTCAAGCAGGCCATGAAGAACAACATCAAGGTCGTCACCTACGACTCCGACACCAAGGCCGACTGCCGCAACGCCTTCGTCTCGCAGGCCGGCGCCGAGGACCTCGGCCGCACCGAGGTGCAGTTGCTCGCCAAGCAGATCGGCTACAAGGGCGAGATCGCGATCCTGTCCGCCGCCCAGACGGCCACGAACCAGAACACCTGGATCGGGTTCATGAAGGACGAGCTGAAGGACCCGAAGTACAAGAACATCAAGCTGGTGAAGATCGCGTACGGCAACGACGACGCCCAGGCGTCCTTCCAGCAGACCCAGGGCCTGCTGCAGCAGTACCCGAACCTGAAGGGGATCATCTCCCCGACCACCGTCGGCATCAAGGCGGCCGCCCAGTACCTGTCCGGCTCCAAGTACAAGGGCAAGGTCAAGCTGACCGGCCTCGGCACCCCCAACGACATGCGTAAGTACGTCAAGAACGGCACCGTCGACGCCTTCGAGCTGTGGGACCCGTCGAAGCTTGGCGACCTGGCCGCCCGAACCGCCGTGGCGCTGGCCTCCGGTCAGATCACCGGCAAGGAGGGCGAGACCTTCAAGGCCGGCTCCACGGAGTACACCATCGGCAAGGACGGCGTGATCAGCCTCGGCAAGCCGACCGTGTTCGACGCGAAGAACATCGACCAGTTCAACTTCTAG
- a CDS encoding L-rhamnose mutarotase — protein sequence MQRVCFLLKVREDRLAEYRERHAAVWPEMLEALSATGWHNYSLFLRDDGLLVGYLETEDFEAAVAGMEATDVNARWQAGMAPFFESLDGARPDEAMKPLTEVFHLA from the coding sequence ATGCAGCGCGTCTGTTTCCTCCTCAAGGTCCGCGAGGACCGGCTCGCCGAGTACCGCGAACGCCATGCAGCCGTGTGGCCGGAGATGCTCGAGGCACTCTCCGCCACCGGCTGGCACAACTACTCGCTCTTCCTGCGCGACGACGGCCTGCTCGTCGGCTACCTGGAGACGGAGGACTTCGAGGCCGCCGTCGCCGGCATGGAGGCCACCGACGTCAACGCCCGCTGGCAGGCCGGGATGGCGCCGTTCTTCGAGTCGCTGGACGGCGCCCGGCCCGACGAGGCCATGAAACCGCTCACCGAGGTGTTCCACCTCGCCTGA
- a CDS encoding BNR repeat-containing protein, whose protein sequence is MRRRTLLAGALLSAVAAPVLGAGTARAADPGPSVTKKGTTQLDATAIFFVSYDGLVNNNSFQKNGLLTYKGYQYATWYTSTGNAVVARRVLGGSSWSTVTLSHALKASDSHDVISMGVSKTDGRLHLNMDSHSNGYFYVKSVAGLMDNPATTSWTSSVFGAVQTSMDGLALTSQFTYPQFVSTPEGKLQLSYRVGISGNGRNALAEYDGSSWTALGEWSSSTGTYTSSHGSSTARNMYLHGIDYDVNGRLHSFFTWREQNAAVMCNGGGITNHDTGYVYSTDRGRTWRNDAGTVVATTGSSDTVAVTDSGLTVDSLNPDHSLMNQESQTTDSSGLPHAIISYVPGRFGQCTTNYVSDRTANGRAFHLRKNSSGTWTKTEIPIALNSSQRTKLVLDKYDNAYAIFPFGRIAGASKSSGYTDWTVLYDGSDLNAFGEVVIDELRVRADNVLSFMYQEKSSGTTPSALHVVDFALPA, encoded by the coding sequence ATGAGACGACGCACCCTGCTCGCCGGCGCCCTCCTCAGCGCCGTGGCGGCCCCCGTCCTCGGTGCCGGCACCGCCCGGGCCGCCGACCCCGGCCCCTCGGTCACCAAGAAGGGCACCACCCAACTCGACGCGACAGCCATCTTCTTCGTTTCCTACGACGGACTGGTCAACAACAACTCGTTCCAGAAGAACGGCCTGTTGACCTACAAGGGCTACCAGTACGCGACCTGGTACACCTCGACCGGCAACGCGGTGGTCGCCCGTCGCGTGCTCGGCGGCAGCAGCTGGTCGACCGTCACGCTGTCCCACGCCCTCAAGGCCAGCGACTCGCACGACGTCATCTCCATGGGTGTCTCCAAGACCGACGGCCGTCTGCACCTCAACATGGACTCGCACAGCAACGGCTACTTCTATGTGAAGTCCGTCGCCGGGCTGATGGACAACCCCGCCACCACGAGCTGGACCTCGTCGGTCTTCGGCGCCGTCCAGACGTCCATGGACGGCCTCGCCCTCACCTCCCAGTTCACCTACCCCCAGTTCGTCTCCACCCCCGAGGGCAAGCTGCAGCTCAGCTACCGGGTCGGGATCTCCGGCAACGGCCGCAACGCCCTTGCCGAGTACGACGGTTCGAGCTGGACGGCACTGGGGGAGTGGTCCAGCTCCACGGGCACGTACACCAGCTCGCACGGTTCCTCGACCGCCCGCAACATGTACCTGCACGGCATCGACTACGACGTCAACGGCCGACTTCACTCCTTCTTCACCTGGCGTGAGCAGAACGCCGCCGTGATGTGCAACGGCGGCGGCATCACCAACCACGACACCGGTTACGTCTACTCGACCGACCGCGGCCGCACCTGGCGCAACGACGCCGGCACCGTCGTAGCCACCACCGGAAGCTCCGACACGGTGGCCGTCACGGACAGCGGGCTCACCGTCGACTCGCTGAACCCGGACCACTCGCTGATGAACCAGGAGAGCCAGACCACCGACTCGTCCGGTCTCCCGCACGCGATCATCAGCTACGTCCCCGGCCGCTTCGGCCAGTGCACCACCAACTACGTCAGCGACCGCACCGCGAACGGCCGCGCCTTCCACCTCCGCAAGAACTCCTCGGGCACCTGGACCAAGACGGAGATCCCGATCGCACTCAACTCCAGCCAGCGCACCAAGCTGGTCCTGGACAAGTACGACAACGCCTACGCGATCTTCCCCTTCGGCCGGATCGCCGGAGCGTCCAAGTCGTCCGGCTACACCGACTGGACGGTGCTGTACGACGGCAGCGATCTGAACGCCTTCGGCGAGGTTGTGATCGACGAACTGCGGGTCAGGGCGGACAACGTGCTGTCGTTCATGTACCAGGAGAAGTCGAGCGGTACGACCCCCTCGGCGCTCCATGTCGTCGACTTCGCACTGCCCGCGTGA
- a CDS encoding LacI family DNA-binding transcriptional regulator gives MSQSVGIKDVARAAGVSVGTVSNVINRPDTVATETRARVQSAIDRLGYVRSESARQLRAGRSRIMGLLVLDMGNPFFVDVARGAERAARDAGLGVMVCNSAQSAGEEADYLSLFAEQRVRGVLLTPADATGRNIETFRRHNIPFVLVDRVAEGTTECSVSVDDVAGGALAVRHLVDAGHRTIAYVSGPPGFNQVRDRRTGALNALAEAGLGPGALRELPTERLDVAAGRDAGARLLGLADRPTAVFCANDLLALGVLQAMYAAGIGVPDDLAIVGYDDIEFAAAAAVPLTSVRQPAVTMGALAAELLLEETEAETGTKRHEHRRVVLQPELVVRRSSLSAR, from the coding sequence ATGTCCCAGTCGGTGGGTATCAAGGACGTCGCCCGCGCCGCCGGAGTCTCCGTCGGCACGGTGTCGAACGTGATCAACCGTCCGGACACGGTCGCCACGGAGACCCGGGCGCGCGTGCAGTCCGCGATAGACCGGCTCGGCTACGTCCGCAGCGAGTCCGCGCGCCAGCTGCGCGCGGGCCGCAGCCGGATCATGGGGCTGCTCGTGCTGGACATGGGCAACCCCTTCTTCGTCGACGTGGCACGCGGCGCCGAGCGCGCCGCGCGCGACGCCGGCCTGGGTGTCATGGTCTGCAACAGCGCCCAGAGCGCGGGCGAGGAGGCCGACTATCTGTCGCTCTTCGCCGAACAGCGGGTGCGGGGCGTTCTGCTGACGCCCGCCGACGCGACCGGCCGGAACATCGAGACGTTCCGGCGGCACAACATCCCCTTCGTCCTCGTCGACCGGGTCGCCGAGGGCACCACGGAGTGCTCGGTCTCCGTCGACGACGTGGCGGGCGGCGCGCTGGCCGTGCGCCATCTGGTCGACGCCGGGCACCGCACCATCGCCTACGTCAGCGGACCGCCGGGCTTCAACCAGGTGCGCGACCGCCGCACCGGCGCCCTGAACGCGCTCGCCGAGGCGGGCCTCGGCCCCGGTGCCCTGCGTGAACTGCCCACCGAACGGCTCGACGTGGCCGCCGGCCGCGACGCCGGAGCCCGCCTCCTCGGCCTCGCCGACCGCCCCACAGCCGTCTTCTGCGCCAACGACCTCCTCGCCCTCGGCGTCCTGCAGGCCATGTACGCGGCAGGCATCGGAGTCCCCGACGACCTCGCCATCGTCGGCTACGACGACATCGAGTTCGCGGCCGCCGCGGCCGTACCGCTGACGTCGGTCCGGCAGCCGGCCGTCACCATGGGAGCCCTGGCCGCCGAGCTTCTGCTGGAGGAGACGGAGGCGGAGACCGGGACGAAGCGTCATGAACACCGGCGTGTCGTGCTCCAGCCGGAGCTGGTCGTACGGCGTTCGAGCCTCTCCGCCCGCTGA